The Benincasa hispida cultivar B227 chromosome 9, ASM972705v1, whole genome shotgun sequence genome has a segment encoding these proteins:
- the LOC120085736 gene encoding alpha-N-acetylglucosaminidase isoform X1 produces the protein MSNFISLILVLILVVLPLALSEQEAIQAIIHRLDSKTLPPSIQEAAAQALLRRLLPTHVDSFEFQIVSRDVCGGGSCFLISNFKSSSRNGAEIFIKGTTAVEITSGLYWYLKYWCGAHVSWDKTGGVQLASIPKPGSLPLLKGDGVVVKRPVPWNYYQNVVTSSYSYVWWDWERWEKEIDWMALHGINLPLAFTGQESIWRNVFRDFNLTVKELDNFFGGPAFLAWARMGNLHGWGGPLSKNWLDQQLSLQKQILSRMQELGMTPVLPSFSGNVPAGLAEIFPSADITRLGNWNSIDADPSTCCTYLLNPSDPLFVEIGEAFIRQQIKEYGDVTDIYNCDTFNENTPPTNDTSYISSLGASVYKAMVKADKDAVWLMQGWLFYSDSTFWKPDQMKALLHSVPFGKMIVLDLFADVRPIWRTSSQFYGTPYVWCMLHNFGGNIEMYGILDAISSGPVDALASENSTMVGVGMCMEGIEHNPVVYELMSEMAFRSKKVVVQEWLKTYSRCRYGKADHYVDAAWTILYHTIYNCTDGIADHNTDFIVKLPDWDPSSSSDLRKPHLWYSTQEVTNALQLLLNADDNLIHGATYRYDLVDLTRQVLGKLANEEYLKAVTAFQRKNVKAQNLHSKRFIQLIRDIDRLLASNSNFLLGTWLESAKKLATNASEMKQKSKLQIFSLVQYEWNARTQVTMWYDNTEINQSKLHDYANKYWSGLLEGYYLPRALTYFYYLSKSLRKNESFHLEDWRREWILFSNKWQAASELYPVKAEGNAVAISKALYEKYFG, from the exons ATGTCGAATTTCATTTCCTTGATTCTTGTTTTGATTCTCGTCGTACTTCCACTCGCTCTATCCGAACAAGAAGCAATTCAAGCAATAATCCATCGTTTGGATTCCAAAACTCTACCTCCTTCGATTCAGGAAGCTGCAGCACAGGCCCTTCTCCGACGATTGCTTCCAACTCATGTAGATAGCTTCGAGTTTCAGATTGTTTCTAGG GATGTTTGTGGTGGTGGAAGCTGCTTCTTGATAAGTAATTTCAAGTCCTCAAGTCGCAATGGTGCCGAGATATT TATTAAAGGCACCACGGCGGTTGAAATTACATCTGGCCTTTACTGGTACTTAAAGTATTGGTGTGGTGCTCATGTTTCCTGGGACAAGACTGGTGGAGTTCAGCTAGCTTCCATTCCTAAACCAGGATCTCTGCCGCTGTTAAAGGGTGACGGAGTGGTGGTTAAGCGGCCTGTGCCATGGAACTATTACCAAAATGTTGTTACTTCAAGCT ATTCCTATGTTTGGTGGGATTGGGAAAGATGGGAGAAAGAGATAGACTGGATGGCCCTCCATGGAATTAACCTACCTTTGGCATTCACTGGGCAAGAATCAATTTGGAGAAATGTTTTCAGG GATTTCAACCTTACCGTCAAAGAATTGGACAATTTCTTTGGTGGGCCTGCTTTCCTTGCCTGGGCTCGCATGGGAAATCTACATGG GTGGGGTGGGCCTTTATCGAAAAATTGGTTGGATCAACAATTATCTTTACAGAAACAGATACTATCCCGAATGCAGGAGTTGGGGATGACTCCAG TTCTGCCATCATTCTCAGGAAATGTCCCAGCAGGTTTGGCAGAGATATTTCCCTCGGCCGACATAACTAGATTAGGAAACTG GAACTCAATTGATGCTGATCCTAGTACATGCTGCACATACCTTCTTAATCCTTCTGATCCACTATTTGTCGAAATTGGAGAGGCTTTTATCAGACAACAAATAAAAG AGTATGGGGACGTAACAGACATTTACAACTG CGATACATTCAATGAAAACACTCCACCTACAAATGACACCTCATATATTTCATCACTTGGAGCTTCTGTCTATAAAGCTATGGTGAAAGCTGATAAGGATGCTGTGTGGCTCATGCAA GGATGGCTCTTCTATTCAGACTCTACATTTTGGAAGCCTGATCAAATGAAA GCACTACTTCACTCTGTCCCATTTGGGAAAATGATTGTTCTTGATCTTTTTGCGGACGTCAGGCCAATTTGGAGAACATCATCTCAATTTTATGGCACGCCCTATGTATG GTGTATGTTGCATAACTTCGGTGGAAATATTGAAATGTATGGTATATTGGATGCAATCTCTTCAGGTCCAGTTGATGCTCTTGCAAGTGAAAATTCAACAATG GTTGGTGTTGGCATGTGTATGGAAGGAATAGAGCATAATCCAGTCGTTTATGAATTGATGTCTGAAATGGCATTTCGGAGCAAAAAAGTTGTAGTCCAG GAGTGGTTGAAGACCTATTCCCGTTGTCGTTACGGCAAAGCAGATCATTATGTTGATGCAGCTTGGACGATCCTTTATCATACAATTTACAACTGCACTGATGGTATTGCG gaCCATAACACTGATTTCATTGTCAAACTTCCTGATTGGGATCCATCTTCAAGTTCTGATTTGAGAAAGCCACATCTATGGTATTCCACTCAGGAGGTTACCAATGCCTTACAGCTACTTCTTAATGCAGACGATAATCTCATCCACGGCGCTACATATAG ATATGACTTGGTTGACTTAACACGGCAAGTGCTAGGGAAGCTGGCAAATGAAGAATATTTGAAGGCTGTAACTGCTTTTCAGCGCAAGAATGTGAAGGCCCAAAATCTTCACAGCAAGAggtttattcaattaattagagATATTGACAGACTACTAGCTTCTAATTCAAACTTTCTGCTTGGAACATGGCTTGAAAGTGCAAAGAAGTTGGCCACAAATGCATCTGAGATGAAGCAG AAAAGCAAGCTCCAAATTTTCTCCTTGGTTCAGTATGAATGGAATGCAAGAACACAAGTGACTATGTGGTATGATAACACAGAAATCAATCAGAGCAAACTTCATGATTATG CAAATAAGTACTGGAGTGGGCTACTGGAAGGTTACTATCTCCCAAGAGCTTTGACCTATTTTTATTACCTATCAAAAAgcttgagaaaaaatgaaagcttCCATTTGGAAGACTGGAGAAGGGAATGGATACTGTTTTCAAACAAATGGCAAGCTGCTTCAGAGCTTTACCCAGTTAAAGCTGAAGGAAATGCAGTTGCTATTTCTAAAGCCTTGTATGAAAAGTACTTTGGTTGA
- the LOC120085736 gene encoding alpha-N-acetylglucosaminidase isoform X2: MSNFISLILVLILVVLPLALSEQEAIQAIIHRLDSKTLPPSIQEAAAQALLRRLLPTHVDSFEFQIVSRDVCGGGSCFLISNFKSSSRNGAEIFIKGTTAVEITSGLYWYLKYWCGAHVSWDKTGGVQLASIPKPGSLPLLKGDGVVVKRPVPWNYYQNVVTSSYSYVWWDWERWEKEIDWMALHGINLPLAFTGQESIWRNVFRDFNLTVKELDNFFGGPAFLAWARMGNLHGWGGPLSKNWLDQQLSLQKQILSRMQELGMTPVLPSFSGNVPAGLAEIFPSADITRLGNWNSIDADPSTCCTYLLNPSDPLFVEIGEAFIRQQIKEYGDVTDIYNCDTFNENTPPTNDTSYISSLGASVYKAMVKADKDAVWLMQGWLFYSDSTFWKPDQMKALLHSVPFGKMIVLDLFADVRPIWRTSSQFYGTPYVWCMLHNFGGNIEMYGILDAISSGPVDALASENSTMVGVGMCMEGIEHNPVVYELMSEMAFRSKKVVVQEWLKTYSRCRYGKADHYVDAAWTILYHTIYNCTDGIADHNTDFIVKLPDWDPSSSSDLRKPHLWYSTQEVTNALQLLLNADDNLIHGATYRYDLVDLTRQVLGKLANEEYLKAVTAFQRKNVKAQNLHSKRFIQLIRDIDRLLASNSNFLLGTWLESAKKLATNASEMKQYEWNARTQVTMWYDNTEINQSKLHDYANKYWSGLLEGYYLPRALTYFYYLSKSLRKNESFHLEDWRREWILFSNKWQAASELYPVKAEGNAVAISKALYEKYFG, encoded by the exons ATGTCGAATTTCATTTCCTTGATTCTTGTTTTGATTCTCGTCGTACTTCCACTCGCTCTATCCGAACAAGAAGCAATTCAAGCAATAATCCATCGTTTGGATTCCAAAACTCTACCTCCTTCGATTCAGGAAGCTGCAGCACAGGCCCTTCTCCGACGATTGCTTCCAACTCATGTAGATAGCTTCGAGTTTCAGATTGTTTCTAGG GATGTTTGTGGTGGTGGAAGCTGCTTCTTGATAAGTAATTTCAAGTCCTCAAGTCGCAATGGTGCCGAGATATT TATTAAAGGCACCACGGCGGTTGAAATTACATCTGGCCTTTACTGGTACTTAAAGTATTGGTGTGGTGCTCATGTTTCCTGGGACAAGACTGGTGGAGTTCAGCTAGCTTCCATTCCTAAACCAGGATCTCTGCCGCTGTTAAAGGGTGACGGAGTGGTGGTTAAGCGGCCTGTGCCATGGAACTATTACCAAAATGTTGTTACTTCAAGCT ATTCCTATGTTTGGTGGGATTGGGAAAGATGGGAGAAAGAGATAGACTGGATGGCCCTCCATGGAATTAACCTACCTTTGGCATTCACTGGGCAAGAATCAATTTGGAGAAATGTTTTCAGG GATTTCAACCTTACCGTCAAAGAATTGGACAATTTCTTTGGTGGGCCTGCTTTCCTTGCCTGGGCTCGCATGGGAAATCTACATGG GTGGGGTGGGCCTTTATCGAAAAATTGGTTGGATCAACAATTATCTTTACAGAAACAGATACTATCCCGAATGCAGGAGTTGGGGATGACTCCAG TTCTGCCATCATTCTCAGGAAATGTCCCAGCAGGTTTGGCAGAGATATTTCCCTCGGCCGACATAACTAGATTAGGAAACTG GAACTCAATTGATGCTGATCCTAGTACATGCTGCACATACCTTCTTAATCCTTCTGATCCACTATTTGTCGAAATTGGAGAGGCTTTTATCAGACAACAAATAAAAG AGTATGGGGACGTAACAGACATTTACAACTG CGATACATTCAATGAAAACACTCCACCTACAAATGACACCTCATATATTTCATCACTTGGAGCTTCTGTCTATAAAGCTATGGTGAAAGCTGATAAGGATGCTGTGTGGCTCATGCAA GGATGGCTCTTCTATTCAGACTCTACATTTTGGAAGCCTGATCAAATGAAA GCACTACTTCACTCTGTCCCATTTGGGAAAATGATTGTTCTTGATCTTTTTGCGGACGTCAGGCCAATTTGGAGAACATCATCTCAATTTTATGGCACGCCCTATGTATG GTGTATGTTGCATAACTTCGGTGGAAATATTGAAATGTATGGTATATTGGATGCAATCTCTTCAGGTCCAGTTGATGCTCTTGCAAGTGAAAATTCAACAATG GTTGGTGTTGGCATGTGTATGGAAGGAATAGAGCATAATCCAGTCGTTTATGAATTGATGTCTGAAATGGCATTTCGGAGCAAAAAAGTTGTAGTCCAG GAGTGGTTGAAGACCTATTCCCGTTGTCGTTACGGCAAAGCAGATCATTATGTTGATGCAGCTTGGACGATCCTTTATCATACAATTTACAACTGCACTGATGGTATTGCG gaCCATAACACTGATTTCATTGTCAAACTTCCTGATTGGGATCCATCTTCAAGTTCTGATTTGAGAAAGCCACATCTATGGTATTCCACTCAGGAGGTTACCAATGCCTTACAGCTACTTCTTAATGCAGACGATAATCTCATCCACGGCGCTACATATAG ATATGACTTGGTTGACTTAACACGGCAAGTGCTAGGGAAGCTGGCAAATGAAGAATATTTGAAGGCTGTAACTGCTTTTCAGCGCAAGAATGTGAAGGCCCAAAATCTTCACAGCAAGAggtttattcaattaattagagATATTGACAGACTACTAGCTTCTAATTCAAACTTTCTGCTTGGAACATGGCTTGAAAGTGCAAAGAAGTTGGCCACAAATGCATCTGAGATGAAGCAG TATGAATGGAATGCAAGAACACAAGTGACTATGTGGTATGATAACACAGAAATCAATCAGAGCAAACTTCATGATTATG CAAATAAGTACTGGAGTGGGCTACTGGAAGGTTACTATCTCCCAAGAGCTTTGACCTATTTTTATTACCTATCAAAAAgcttgagaaaaaatgaaagcttCCATTTGGAAGACTGGAGAAGGGAATGGATACTGTTTTCAAACAAATGGCAAGCTGCTTCAGAGCTTTACCCAGTTAAAGCTGAAGGAAATGCAGTTGCTATTTCTAAAGCCTTGTATGAAAAGTACTTTGGTTGA